A single Mesotoga infera DNA region contains:
- a CDS encoding D-ribose ABC transporter substrate-binding protein: MKRMLLVVLMVGLLALTGLAAKTIGFSVSTLANPFFVTMKEGGEAKASELGLELIVLDAQDKPETQFAQIQDLITRRVDVLIINPVDSDAIVSAVLEANAAGIPVITVTRPSNGGVVAQHLDIDNKEAGMLAAIAMAEALDGKGRVAVLEGIPGAPSAVDRQAGFMDEMKKYPGIEVAASLTANYSREEGARVADDILQGNPVLDGIYGHNDEMALGAVRSAIAAGRLNEIKIVGIDATDDAIAAIKAGEMVATVQQQPYLQMQMAVIAAQRIINGASVEPKVIIPLKLITIDVLE, encoded by the coding sequence ATGAAACGAATGCTTTTGGTAGTTTTGATGGTTGGATTGCTGGCACTAACTGGTCTTGCGGCCAAGACCATTGGATTCTCAGTTTCCACGCTGGCGAATCCCTTTTTCGTAACCATGAAAGAGGGTGGAGAGGCAAAGGCAAGTGAACTTGGGTTGGAACTGATCGTTCTAGACGCACAAGACAAACCGGAAACTCAATTTGCTCAGATTCAGGATCTTATAACGAGAAGGGTTGATGTACTTATCATCAATCCAGTTGATTCAGATGCAATAGTATCGGCAGTTCTGGAAGCAAATGCGGCTGGAATCCCGGTAATTACAGTTACAAGACCTTCGAATGGAGGAGTTGTGGCGCAGCACCTTGATATTGATAATAAAGAAGCCGGAATGCTTGCTGCAATAGCAATGGCAGAAGCGCTTGACGGAAAGGGAAGAGTTGCAGTTCTTGAAGGAATTCCCGGCGCGCCCTCGGCAGTAGACAGACAAGCTGGTTTCATGGACGAGATGAAGAAGTACCCCGGTATCGAAGTCGCTGCGTCACTGACAGCAAATTACTCAAGGGAAGAAGGTGCGAGAGTCGCTGACGACATTCTTCAGGGGAACCCTGTTCTGGATGGAATTTACGGTCACAATGACGAAATGGCTCTTGGTGCTGTGAGATCTGCGATTGCAGCAGGAAGGCTGAATGAAATCAAGATCGTCGGAATCGATGCAACTGACGATGCAATTGCTGCAATTAAGGCTGGAGAAATGGTTGCAACAGTTCAGCAGCAGCCTTACCTGCAGATGCAGATGGCAGTGATAGCGGCACAGAGAATCATCAACGGCGCAAGCGTCGAACCAAAGGTTATCATTCCTCTGAAACTAATAACTATTGACGTTCTTGAGTAA
- a CDS encoding Gfo/Idh/MocA family oxidoreductase, with amino-acid sequence MIEGKEVASAGQLKYGMVGGGEGSFIGDVHRKAIAMDGLAKLVAGCFSIYYDDTVRTAKKLCVSDDRVYKDFKEMASKESAREDGIDFVSICTPNATHFPIAKEFLETGINVVCEKPLTVDESEAKELAALAKEKNLLFAVTYAYSGYAMVKHAREMVLRGDIGEVRVVMGEYAQDWLATRLEDTGNMQASWRTDPSQTGKSNCVGDIGSHIENTVAYITGLKLSSLCASLDSFVPGRSLDDNAEILVRFDNGARGVFWASQVAIGHDNGLKVRVFGSKGSIEWDQESPNYLKVAYVGEPVQILSRGGGYMLPSAANVSRIPAGHPEGYYEAFANIYRNFATTLIKKKNGEDLSGADFPTVEDGLAGVRFIGKAVESSQKGSVWLDL; translated from the coding sequence ATGATTGAAGGCAAAGAGGTCGCCTCAGCGGGTCAGCTAAAATACGGAATGGTAGGTGGAGGCGAAGGATCTTTTATTGGTGATGTTCATAGAAAAGCAATAGCGATGGACGGTCTTGCAAAACTTGTTGCTGGCTGTTTCTCGATCTATTACGACGACACAGTTAGAACCGCGAAGAAACTCTGCGTTTCTGACGATAGAGTCTACAAAGATTTCAAGGAAATGGCCTCCAAAGAGTCTGCTAGAGAAGATGGAATAGACTTTGTGAGTATCTGCACCCCAAATGCCACTCACTTCCCAATCGCAAAGGAATTTCTCGAAACAGGTATTAACGTTGTTTGTGAGAAACCTCTTACTGTTGATGAATCAGAAGCAAAAGAGCTGGCTGCTCTTGCGAAAGAGAAGAATCTTCTCTTCGCGGTCACCTACGCTTATTCTGGTTATGCAATGGTCAAACATGCCAGAGAAATGGTACTAAGGGGCGATATTGGAGAAGTTCGAGTTGTCATGGGCGAGTACGCACAGGATTGGCTGGCCACTCGATTAGAAGACACGGGGAATATGCAGGCTTCCTGGAGAACCGACCCCTCTCAGACAGGGAAATCTAATTGTGTCGGAGATATTGGAAGCCATATTGAAAACACTGTGGCTTATATTACAGGCTTGAAACTGAGCTCGCTTTGTGCCAGTCTGGACTCGTTTGTTCCCGGCAGATCGCTGGATGACAACGCTGAGATTCTCGTCAGATTCGACAATGGGGCCAGAGGAGTATTCTGGGCATCTCAGGTTGCAATCGGTCACGACAATGGTCTTAAGGTGAGAGTTTTCGGAAGCAAGGGTTCTATAGAATGGGATCAGGAAAGCCCTAACTACCTGAAGGTTGCTTATGTGGGGGAACCGGTTCAGATTCTTTCAAGAGGCGGAGGTTATATGCTCCCCTCTGCGGCAAACGTCTCCAGAATACCTGCGGGACATCCTGAGGGCTACTACGAGGCTTTTGCGAACATATACAGGAATTTCGCAACGACTCTTATAAAAAAGAAAAATGGAGAAGATCTGTCTGGCGCCGACTTCCCCACAGTGGAGGATGGTCTGGCAGGAGTTAGATTCATTGGAAAGGCAGTCGAGAGCTCCCAGAAGGGAAGCGTTTGGCTAGATCTGTGA
- a CDS encoding sugar phosphate isomerase/epimerase → MGKRPVTLFTGQWADLTFEEICEKASSWGYDGLEIACWGDHMNLEMAAKDPKYVDERRRILEKYNLKCWAIGAHLMGQCVGDLYDVRLDGFAPASCEGSPEKIRAWGIEQMMYAPTAAKNMGCYTVTGFTGSPVWKFWYSFPQTTEKMVEDAYQEIVDLWTPIFDKFDAEGITFALEVHPTEIAFDYYTAERLLKAFDGRKTLGFNFDPSHLIWQGVKPHLFVRDFAERIYHVHMKDAAVTLDGRAGILGSMMTFGDTRRGWNFRSLGHGDVDFEEIIRELNRIGYSGPLSVEWEDSGMEREFGAKEAADFVRKVDFEPSNVAFDDSMRS, encoded by the coding sequence ATGGGTAAGAGACCTGTTACGCTATTTACCGGTCAGTGGGCCGACCTCACTTTCGAAGAAATTTGTGAAAAGGCCAGTTCATGGGGATATGATGGTTTGGAGATAGCCTGTTGGGGCGATCATATGAATCTCGAGATGGCTGCGAAGGATCCAAAGTACGTCGATGAGAGGAGGCGAATCCTCGAAAAATACAATTTAAAGTGCTGGGCCATCGGAGCACACTTAATGGGGCAATGTGTAGGTGATCTTTACGATGTCAGACTGGACGGCTTCGCGCCGGCAAGCTGTGAAGGAAGTCCTGAAAAGATTAGAGCATGGGGCATCGAGCAGATGATGTACGCGCCAACGGCCGCGAAGAACATGGGCTGTTACACGGTGACCGGCTTTACGGGTTCCCCTGTTTGGAAGTTCTGGTATTCGTTCCCCCAGACAACGGAGAAAATGGTGGAAGATGCTTATCAAGAGATAGTTGATCTCTGGACGCCTATTTTCGATAAGTTTGATGCCGAAGGAATTACCTTCGCCCTCGAAGTTCATCCCACTGAGATTGCGTTCGATTATTACACTGCTGAAAGGTTGCTAAAAGCATTCGATGGCAGAAAAACGCTTGGCTTTAATTTCGATCCAAGCCACCTAATCTGGCAGGGAGTCAAACCCCACCTTTTCGTAAGGGACTTCGCTGAAAGGATCTATCATGTACATATGAAGGACGCAGCAGTGACGTTGGACGGAAGGGCAGGGATACTCGGATCGATGATGACCTTCGGTGACACTAGACGCGGATGGAACTTCAGGTCGCTCGGTCACGGTGATGTTGATTTTGAAGAGATAATTAGAGAACTGAATAGAATAGGTTATAGCGGCCCCTTATCAGTAGAATGGGAAGACAGTGGAATGGAAAGAGAGTTCGGAGCTAAAGAGGCAGCAGATTTTGTGAGAAAAGTTGACTTTGAGCCTTCAAACGTCGCTTTTGACGACTCAATGAGAAGTTGA
- a CDS encoding TetR/AcrR family transcriptional regulator — MPTETFFNLSDEKKERIIEAAIDEFAENGFENAKINEIVRKSSIPKGSFYQYFRDKSDIFKCVLDIVFEKKMQLMTSIRDSLERSSIFEILKIMVEAGIKMAEDDPRLSKISDDLVTNKSLMNKILGEYAPSSDDLINSLIKRGKESGEIAEWVDPEMTAKLITAFMLSLSEMVRSDSEGMLSERARDKYLSLIKLLEYGMKRREDHD, encoded by the coding sequence GTGCCTACAGAGACTTTTTTCAATTTGTCTGATGAAAAGAAGGAAAGAATAATCGAGGCAGCCATAGATGAATTTGCCGAGAATGGTTTTGAAAACGCCAAGATAAATGAAATAGTAAGAAAATCCTCCATTCCTAAAGGCAGTTTCTATCAATACTTCAGAGACAAGAGCGATATCTTCAAGTGTGTTCTGGACATTGTCTTCGAAAAAAAGATGCAGCTTATGACCAGTATTAGAGACTCTCTTGAAAGATCAAGCATTTTTGAGATTCTGAAAATTATGGTTGAGGCCGGTATCAAGATGGCCGAGGATGATCCACGGCTTTCAAAAATCAGCGATGACTTGGTCACCAACAAATCATTGATGAACAAAATCCTTGGAGAGTACGCTCCCTCAAGCGATGATCTGATAAATTCTTTGATTAAGCGGGGTAAAGAAAGCGGCGAGATCGCTGAGTGGGTCGATCCAGAAATGACGGCTAAGCTCATCACTGCATTCATGCTATCGCTTAGCGAAATGGTCAGATCCGACAGTGAAGGAATGCTTTCGGAACGAGCAAGAGACAAGTATCTTTCACTTATCAAGTTGCTTGAATACGGTATGAAAAGGAGAGAAGACCATGATTGA
- a CDS encoding ABC transporter permease has product MRLFKNVLKEVKLGWRSHFFLLTVGLAIAYFLLMTFLIPEDLSTNIELVLQAENDELPNMLDLDYSESQASLSIVESRDEMNRIMDGKFNSIGIIVRGSISSPSVELVFQGHEDAETKEFIKLFVATFLTGPNDEFASESNIEYLQEIPSRSDNIPFNKSFLPIFLMFEAVMMGMIMVFAMVFSEKSQKTLHAYSVTPGKIWEYLGAKVILLALLGIIFAFILTPLVVGFEADYSKLMIIVAVGSFLSTSVSLTVASFYRNLSQSMAAMLALTVIFTLPMLSYFSEGFSPWYLRILPTYPILFALKGAVFPEFSSSEISGLILVAIEAAAAFLIAVTTYKLRLRKG; this is encoded by the coding sequence ATGAGACTCTTCAAAAACGTTTTGAAGGAAGTCAAACTTGGATGGAGAAGCCACTTCTTCTTGTTGACGGTGGGACTGGCGATAGCTTACTTCCTCTTGATGACCTTCTTGATCCCCGAAGATCTCTCAACTAACATCGAACTGGTCTTGCAAGCTGAAAATGACGAACTGCCGAACATGTTGGATCTCGATTACAGTGAATCACAGGCCTCACTTTCCATAGTAGAAAGCCGGGACGAAATGAATAGAATAATGGACGGGAAATTCAACAGCATCGGAATTATTGTCAGAGGCAGTATATCTTCTCCATCGGTCGAACTCGTTTTCCAGGGCCATGAAGATGCCGAGACCAAAGAATTCATTAAACTCTTCGTTGCAACCTTTTTGACTGGTCCTAATGATGAATTTGCCTCTGAAAGTAACATTGAGTACCTTCAAGAGATTCCAAGCAGATCGGATAATATCCCCTTCAACAAGTCCTTCTTACCCATATTCTTGATGTTCGAAGCGGTGATGATGGGAATGATAATGGTCTTTGCAATGGTATTTAGTGAGAAGTCGCAAAAGACTCTCCACGCATATTCGGTGACACCCGGAAAGATCTGGGAATACCTGGGAGCGAAAGTAATACTTCTTGCGCTTTTGGGAATTATCTTCGCTTTCATTCTCACTCCTCTGGTCGTGGGCTTTGAGGCCGATTACTCCAAACTCATGATAATAGTTGCTGTCGGCAGCTTTCTATCAACTTCTGTCTCCCTCACAGTGGCAAGCTTCTACAGGAATTTATCTCAGTCAATGGCCGCTATGCTTGCTCTGACAGTGATTTTCACGTTGCCTATGCTATCGTACTTTTCAGAAGGCTTTTCTCCATGGTATCTCAGAATTCTTCCAACCTATCCCATCCTTTTTGCTTTAAAGGGGGCGGTTTTTCCAGAGTTCAGTTCATCTGAGATTTCTGGCTTGATTCTAGTTGCGATCGAAGCAGCTGCCGCTTTTCTGATTGCAGTGACGACCTACAAACTCCGACTGAGAAAAGGTTAG
- a CDS encoding ABC transporter permease, which yields MSIKRIFNIFRIDVVNGSRDKMVIYILLAPIIFSFFFRVIAPGFHNLSLNFVTISGQEEIAETLKKFGDIEFAVSEAELKERVGGTSDVVGLYHDGKSYNLVLQGNESKEIEGAAKLILSGIQLDVWKSLEVEESNRGRLVPPITVFGFSFVVIISFVLGGMVIGFNIIEEKESGAMRALMVTPITKNELIFGRSVMGIVIPLFHALVATLIFDIPSIDYLKLIIVSVVSSIIGVVVGFLIGVVSSSQMSGIANMKISGWLLLMPVMLAFILPERAHWIFSWSPTYWSFVALRDIINLSSKWDGFSFQILWICLTTALLFLLMKSKIKRGLQTYQN from the coding sequence ATGAGCATTAAGAGAATATTCAATATCTTCAGAATCGATGTTGTCAACGGTAGCCGGGATAAGATGGTGATATATATACTCCTTGCTCCAATCATCTTTTCATTCTTCTTCAGGGTAATTGCTCCCGGGTTTCATAATCTTTCTCTGAATTTCGTCACAATCAGCGGGCAAGAAGAGATTGCGGAGACCTTAAAGAAGTTCGGCGACATTGAATTCGCTGTATCTGAAGCCGAATTGAAAGAAAGAGTCGGAGGCACGAGCGATGTTGTCGGCCTATATCATGACGGAAAATCATATAACCTCGTTCTTCAAGGAAACGAATCGAAGGAAATCGAAGGAGCTGCAAAACTGATTTTGTCTGGAATTCAACTCGATGTATGGAAATCTCTCGAAGTGGAAGAGAGCAATAGAGGAAGACTCGTTCCTCCGATTACGGTATTCGGTTTCAGCTTTGTAGTCATTATCTCTTTTGTTCTTGGCGGTATGGTTATTGGATTCAACATAATAGAAGAAAAAGAGTCCGGAGCTATGAGGGCTCTCATGGTAACTCCTATCACAAAGAACGAACTAATTTTTGGCAGAAGTGTCATGGGAATTGTGATACCTCTATTCCATGCGCTCGTTGCGACCTTGATATTCGATATTCCCAGCATCGACTATCTGAAGCTGATTATCGTTAGCGTTGTGAGCTCGATAATCGGAGTAGTTGTCGGTTTTCTTATCGGTGTGGTTTCATCCTCTCAAATGAGCGGAATTGCAAACATGAAGATTAGCGGCTGGCTTCTGCTTATGCCCGTAATGTTGGCTTTCATACTTCCAGAGAGAGCGCATTGGATATTTTCCTGGTCTCCTACTTACTGGTCATTCGTAGCGTTACGGGATATTATAAACCTGAGCTCAAAATGGGATGGTTTTTCTTTCCAGATTTTGTGGATCTGCCTAACGACAGCTTTATTATTCCTTTTGATGAAGAGTAAGATAAAAAGGGGACTCCAGACTTATCAAAACTGA
- a CDS encoding ABC transporter ATP-binding protein — protein MIEVNNLYYSYGNDTEYAVKGISFEVKEGEVFGFLGPNGAGKSTTQKILTGLLPLQKGSARVMDVDVSKATSAFYNRIGVSFENPNLYLKLTGLENLEYFASLYDVPTADPMSLLEMVGLKDAAGRKAGEYSKGMQQRLVFARSLINSPKIWFLDEPVSGLDPSTSASIRKVIKEKNKEGTTIFLTTHNMHVADELCDRVAFIVSGEISLIDSPRNLKLRYGKRLVELEYKANGSLRKESISLTQPTDRERLNSLINSEVIETIHSKEATLEEIFIKATGEELK, from the coding sequence ATGATTGAAGTCAATAACCTCTATTACTCGTACGGTAATGATACGGAATATGCGGTAAAGGGCATTTCATTTGAAGTGAAAGAAGGTGAAGTGTTCGGCTTCTTGGGTCCCAACGGGGCAGGTAAGTCGACAACCCAAAAGATATTGACCGGCCTACTACCTCTCCAGAAAGGCTCTGCAAGGGTTATGGATGTCGATGTTTCAAAAGCCACCTCAGCCTTCTATAACAGAATCGGCGTATCTTTCGAAAATCCGAATCTTTATCTCAAGCTGACGGGTCTCGAAAACCTTGAATACTTCGCCAGCCTTTACGATGTACCCACAGCAGATCCAATGAGTTTACTGGAAATGGTCGGTCTAAAAGACGCTGCTGGAAGGAAGGCAGGGGAGTACTCGAAGGGAATGCAGCAAAGACTTGTCTTTGCCCGTTCTCTCATCAACAGTCCGAAAATCTGGTTCCTTGACGAACCCGTATCGGGGCTCGATCCCTCGACTTCCGCGTCAATAAGGAAGGTTATCAAAGAAAAGAACAAGGAAGGCACGACGATATTCCTAACAACGCATAACATGCATGTAGCGGATGAACTATGTGATAGAGTGGCATTTATAGTTTCTGGAGAGATCTCCCTCATTGACTCTCCAAGAAACTTGAAACTGAGGTACGGGAAACGCCTCGTAGAACTAGAGTACAAAGCAAATGGCTCACTCAGAAAGGAAAGCATCTCTCTTACCCAGCCGACTGACAGAGAAAGACTGAATTCTCTGATCAACTCCGAAGTAATCGAGACGATTCACTCTAAGGAAGCCACTCTCGAAGAGATATTCATAAAGGCTACTGGAGAGGAGTTGAAGTAA